The sequence GCTCAATGCGACCTTGACCGTCACGTTGCCGGCGGGCACGCAGATCAGTTGGCTGCGCGACCAGTTTCTGGACTTTGCCGACGCGCTGAATCTGGACGCCCTGATAGAACCCTGGCGCCCGCAGAACCCCTGACAAGGAAACAGTAATGCCCGTGGAAATCGACCAACCCGTTCCGCCCTTCCAGGCTCAAGCCACCAGCGATACCCAAGTCAGCCCCGAAACGCTGAAGGGCAAGCAGGCCGTGCTCTACTTCTACCCGAAGGACAATACGCCGGGCTGCACGACCGAAGGCCAGGGTTTCCGCGATCTGCATGCTGCCTTCAGTGCGGCCGACACGCTGATCTTTGGCGTATCGCGCGACAGCCTGAAGACCCATGAGAACTTCAAGGCCAAGCAGGGCTTCCCTTTCGAACTCATCTGCGACAAGGATGAACAGCTCTGCCAGTTATTCGACGTCATCAAGCTGAAAAAGCTCTACGGCAAGGAATACATGGGCGTAGACCGCAGCACGTTCCTGATCGACCGCAACGGCGTGCTCCGCCAGGCATGGCGAGGTGTAAAAGTCCCGGGACATGTCGAAGCGGTTCTGCAGGCCGCCCAGGCGCTGCAGGGCAAATGAGCGAAAGGCCGGCATATGCCGGCCTTTTTCGTTCTAGCCAACCGTTACCGAGGCCGTGGGTGGCCTGCGCGGCCAGGCGTAGAGCACGGCCTTGAACAAGGTGGCCAGAGGAATCGCGAAGAATACCCCCCAGAATCCCCAGAGCCCGCCAAACAGCAGGACCGCACAGATGATGGCGACCGGGTGGAGGTTGACCGCCTCGGAAAACAGCAAGGGCACCAGGACGTTGCCATCGAGCGCCTGGATGATCGCGTAGGCCACCATCAGGTAGATGAACTGGTCACCCAGCCCCCACTGGAACAGCCCGATCAGCGCAATCGGGATGGTGACCACCGTGGCGCCGATATAGGGCACCACCACGGAAACGCCCACCAGCAAAGCCAGCAACGCGGCGTAGTTCAGCTCCAATGCCGCAAAGACGGCATACGACACCACGCCGCAGATGACAATCTCGATCGCCTTGCCCCGAATGTAATTACCGATCTGCACGTTCATTTCCTGGGACACCTGGGTGATCAGCGTGCGCTCACGCGGCAGGTAGCCACTCAGCCAATCGCTGATCTGCTGGCGATCCTTGAGGAAGAAGAACACCAGGATGGGCACCAGGATCAGATAGATCATCAGGGTCAGCAACAGCGGCAGGCTGGACAGGGATGACGTCAGCACCACCTGACCGTAGCGGCCAATTTCGCCGCGCATGACGTCGATCCCGCGCCGGACCTGCTCTTCGGTCAGCAATTGCGGGTAACGCTCGGGAAGGTGCAGCAGAAGGGACTGCCATTCCACAAGCATCCGTGGCAGCTCGTTGAACAGGGTCAACAGCTGCTGCCAGACCAGCGGCACCAGGAACAGCAAACAGACCGTCAGCGCACCGACGAACATCAGGAATACCAGCCAGACAGCCACCAGATGCGGAATCCGGATGCGCTCCAAGGCACCGACAAGGCCTTGCATCAGATAGGCGAGCACCAGACCGGCCAGGACCGGCGCGAGCATATCGCCCAAGGTCAGTACCGCAGCGAACGCAACCACCAGCAATACAGCCAGGACCACCGCTTGCTCGTCCGAGAAATAGCGATGCACCCAGCCGCGCAATACATTGAGCATATGCTTCCTTAACGGCCCTCAGGCCTTGCGCAGCCAATAACGATAGAGACCGCCTGCCGATTCCTCGCGCAGCAACCCGTGGCCGGCCAGCTTGGCGAAACTGCGAAAATCCCGCTGCGAACCGGGATCGCTGGCCGTCACCTTCAGGACCTGGCCGCTGGCCATCCGATTGAGCTCGAGTTTGGCCTTCAGCAAGGGCATCGGGCATTGCAACCCGACGGCGTCCAGCTCGGCATCGCAATCGGTGTCGGGCACACTCTGTTGGGTCATGTCGCTCTCCTTGAAAGAAGCGCAGGATACCGACCTGCGCCCGCCGCTGGCCAGCTACCCTGGCACAAGGCTACAGTAACGCTCCTGCTTTCAAGAGCCAGTCTGGATGAAATTGCTGCGCCCTACCCTGCTGACGCTGGCGTGCCTGTTCGGGCAGCCAGCCATCGCCAACGATCTGCCCTCGCTGGGGGACTCAAGCTCGGGCATCGTCTCCCCTGAGCAGGAGCATCAGCTGGGTCGCGCCTGGCTCAGCCTGCTTCGCGGCCAGGTTCCGCAGTTGTCCGACCCCTTATTGAAGGATTATCTGGAGCGCAGCGTTTACCGCCTGGCAGAAACCAGCCAGCTGCAGGACCGTCGCCTCGAATTCGTACTCCTCGACAGCCCGCAACTGAACGCCTTTGCCGCACCGGGCGGGATCATCGGGGTCAACGGCGGCCTGTTCCTTCACGCCCAGACGGAAGCCGAATACGCCTCGGTGCTGGCACATGAACTGGCGCACCTGTCCCAGCGCCATTTCGCCCGTGGCCTGGAAGCGCAGCAGCGCATGCAGCTGCCGCTGATGGCCGCCATGCTCGCAGGTGTCGTAGCGGCTGCGGCAGGCGCTGGCGATGCCGGCATCGCCGCCATCGTTTCGACCCAGGCCGCGGCAATCCAGGCGCAACGGCGCTTTTCCCGGCAAAACGAACAGGAAGCCGACCGCATCGGCATCGTCAACCTTGAACGCGCCGGCTACGACCCGCGCGCCATGCCGCAGATGTTCGGGCGTTTGATGCGCCAGTATCGCTATGACCAGAAGCCCCCCGAATTCCTCCTGACCCACCCGGTCACCGAATCGCGCATCGCCGACACCAATAACCGCGCCGAGCAATATCCGGCAGGCGGGGTCACGGACAGCCTGCGCTATCAACTGATGCGCGCACGGGTGGATCTGAAATTCGAAAGCACCCCCGGGGTCAGCGCCAAGCGGTTCCGGGCCATGCTCAGCGAAGATGAAACCCTCGACGCGGCGCGCTACGGCCTCGCGCTGGCACAGATCAAGAGCGGCCAGCTTGAGGAAGCGGCCGCCAACCTGCAGCCACTGCTGGCCAAGGAACCGGACGACGCCACCTACAACCTGGCCCGGATCGAACTGGACATCACCGCCAACCGCCTTGGCGCCGCGCGCGAACGCACCCAGACCCTGCTCCACCTTTACCCCGGCAGCTATCCGGTGCGGCAGACCCACATTGACCTGCTGATCAAGGAAAACAAACTCAAGGAAGCCGAACAGGAACTCGATGCACTGGTCGAGATACGCCCCAAGGACCCTGATATCTGGTATCAGGTTTCGGAGATTCGCGGGCTGACCGGCAACATCATCGGCCTGCACCAGGGCCGCGCCGAGTTTTTCGCACTGGTTGGCGATTACGACCAGGCGATCGAACAGCTGGATTTTGCCAAGCGCCGCTCGAACAACTTCCAGACCGCGGCACGGATCGATGCCCGACAGAAGCAATTGATCGACGAGAAGCGAATGGTCGAGGAGATGTTGCGCTGACTCAAGCGACGCCCCACGGCGTCGCTTTGTCCGGTTTCGTCGCAATCACGGGTGTGGGTCAGGCGTTGCCAGCCTGCTTGATGCGCGCGGCCTGGGTGAAGTCCAGCATCCGCTTCAACGGTTTGATCGCACGCGGAACCAGTACCGGGTCCACAAAGATTTCGTTACGGCCAGTGCGCAGGCAGTCAAGGGTACGTTCGAGCGTGTTCATAGCCATCCACGGACAATGCGCGCAACTGCGACACGTAGCGCCACTGCCCGCCGTGGGAGCCTCGATGAATTCCTTGTCGGGACACAGCTGCTGCATCTTGTAGAAGATGCCGCGGTCGGTGGCGACGATGAAAGTTGGATTGGAAAGCGTCTGCGCGGCCTTGATCAACTGGCTGGTGGACCCGACGGCGTCTGCCAGGGCGATCACCGATTCGGGCGATTCGGGATGAACCAGTACGGCAGCGTCCGGATACAGGGCCTTCATGTCCTCCAGTTGCTTCGCCTTGAACTCCTCGTGAACGATGCACGCGCCATCCCAGAGCAACATGTCCGCACCGGTTTCACGCTGCACGTAGCTTCCGAGGTGCTTGTCCGGCGCCCAGATGATCTTTTCTCCGTTGTCCATCAGGCTTTCGACGATCTCCAGCGCGCAACTGGAGGTCACTACCCAGTCCGCCCGCGCCTTCACTGCCGCCGAGGTATTGGCATAGACCACCACGGTGCGCTCCGGATGTTGATCGCAGAACCTCGAGAACTCTTCCACCGGGCAACCGAGGTCGAGCGAACAGGTGGCCTCCAGGGTGGGCATCAGCACGCGCTTTTCCGGGTTGAGGATCTTTGCCGTCTCGCCCATGAATTTGACACCGGCAACCACCACCGTCTGCGCCGAATGCTCATTGCCGAAGCGGGCCATCTCCAGCGAGTCGGAAACACAGCCCCCGGTTTCCTCGGCAAGCGACTGGATGACCGGATCCGTGTAGTAATGCGCCACCAGCACCGCATTCTGCCGTTTCAATTCGACGGCAATATCGCTTCGCAACTGCGCTTCCTGTTGGGGCGTCAGTGGTTTGGGCTGCTTGGCCGCCAAATGAGCCTGCACGAGAATGCGTTCGGGTATCTGCGTCATGTTCGCGGTCCTGCAAAGCACGTTATTGCATGAAGCGCCGAACGGACCCGGACAACCGGGTCGGCTCGGACAAGGCGAAAGGAAGAGGCAGCATGATGTGCAGACTTCGCCTTCCTGCCCGCTAAAGGGGCAAGAATACTAGCCGAAGCTTTTGCAAAAAGGAAAGCGAGGGTAGCCAGGCCATGCATTTCGCATCGCCCAAATGAAAACCGCCGGCATCAGCCGGCGGTCGTTTCGATCATGCGCCCTTGAGCATATGGCCGCGTTCTTCCAAATTGATGTGCCATTCCATCGCTTCGCGCAGCATGTGCGGCGTCTGGCCGCCACGGTCGCAGGCGCCTTCGAAGTACTGATTCAGCGCTTCGCGATAGGACGGGTGCACACAGTTGTCGATGATCACGCGCGCCCGCTCGCGAGGTGCCAGCCCTCGCAGATCAGCCAGCCCCTGCTCGGTCACGAGAATCTCGACGTCATGCTCCGTGTGGTCGACGTGCGCAACCATCGGCACGACGCTTGAGATACTGCCGCCCTTGGCGATCGACTTGGTCACGAAGATGGCCATGTGCGCGTTACGCGCGAAATCGCCCGAACCCCCAATGCCGTTCATCATCTTGGTGCCGCCAACGTGGGTGGAGTTGACGTTGCCGTAGATGTCGAACTCCAGTGCCGTGTTGATACCCACGATGCCGAGGCGGCGTACCAGTTCCGGGTGATTGGAGATTTCCTGCGGACGCAGTACCAACTTGTCCTTGTACTTTTCCAGGTTGCCGAACACGCGGTCGTTGCAACGCTCGGACAGGGTAATCGAGCAACCCGAGGCAAACTTCATCTTGCCGGCGTCGATCAGTTCGAAGGTGCAGTCCTGCAGCACTTCGGAATACATCACCAGATCCTCGAACGGCGAGTCGATCAGGCCGCACACCACCGCGTTGGCGATGTTGCCGATGCCGACCTGCATCGGGCCGAGATTCTTAGCCAGTCGACCGGCGGCCACTTCCTGCTTGAAGAACTCGACCAGGTGATTGGCGATGGCCTGGGTCTCTTCGTCCGGCGGCGTGACCGTGGAGTAGGAATCCGGCTGCTCGGTGATGACGATCGCGGCAATCTTGGCCGGATCGATTGGAATGGCGGTGGTACCGATGCGGTCGTCGACCTTGGTCAGCGGGATCGGACCGCGGTTCGGACGCTCACCCGGGAAATAGATGTCGTGCAGACCTTCCAGGTTCGGGTTGTGCGCATAGTTCAGCTCAACGATGACCTTGTCGGCGAAGACCGCCAGGTTGGCGGAGTTGCCCACCGAGGTCGTCGGAACGATATGGCCCTGTTCGGTGATGCATACGGCCTCGACGATGGTGACGTCGGGGCGCTTGATCTGGTGATTGCGCATCTGCTCCACGGTATGGGACAGGTGCTGGTCGATGAACATGACCTCACCCTGGTTGATCGCCTTGCGCAAGACCGGATCAGCCTGGAACGGCCCACGACGAGCGAGCAGACCGGCTGCTGCCATCTTGCCATCCAGATCATTACCCAGACTGGCGCCGGTAATCAGGCTGATCTTCAGCTTCTCATCCTTGGCACGATCGATCAGCGCCAGGGGCACTGCCTTGGCCTCACCCGCGCGGGTAAAACCGCTCATGCCGACGGTCATGCCATCGTGAATAAGAGTAGCGGCCTCTTGGGCGCTCATGACCTTGCTCTGCAGGGAGGACAAGCGGATGCGATCAGAATACATTTGAGCCTCAAACCAACGGACAATCGGGAGGTGGCAGTCTATTACGTTTGTTCTCGCCCCGGTCACAGACGAAGGTCGTAGTGAAAACGGCAGCCGGGGGAGATAAACCGTTTCGGTTTGCAGGCCGAAGACATAAAAAAACCGGATGACCAAATGGCCTCCGGTTTTCTGCCCCTAAGGGAATATGGTGGGTCGTGTAGGATTCGAACCTACGACCAATTGGTTAAAAGCCAACTGCTCTACCAACTGAGCTAACGACCCAATGCGGGGCGCATGATACTGATTTGATTGAGTAAATCAACTTTTTTAAGAAAAAACCCCGAAATAGCGGGTCGGGTCCGTAATACCAGCCTCCCGGAAGCCCGCCGCACGTAGCCGACAGCTGTCGCACTTGCCACAGGCTCGGCCATCGTCATCGGCCTGGTAGCAGGAGACCGTCATGGCGTAGTCGACGCCGAGCCGGACACCCTCCCGGACGATCTCCGCCTTGCTCAGGTTCTGCAGCGGTGCGCGAATGGAAAATTCCCGCCCCTCTACTCCAGCCTGGGTGGCAAGATTGGCCATGCGCTCGAACGCTTCCACGAACGCTGGCCGACAGTCCGGGTAGCCGGAGTAGTCAACGGCGTTGACCCCGATGAAAATGTCCTGCGCCCCGAGCACTTCAGCCCACCCCAAAGCGAGCGAGAGAAAGACACTGTTGCGAGCCGGCACGTAGGTGACCGGAACCCCTTCGCTCGCCGTTTCCGGCACCGCGATATTGCTGTCGGTCAGCGCAGAGCCGCCGATGCCACCGAGATTCATCCCGATGACCTTGTGCTCGACCACACCCAATTGCCGGGCGACGCGCTCGGCTGCCTGCAACTCGGCACGATGGCGCTGGCCATAGTCGAAGCTCATGCTGTAGCAGGCATATCCCTCGGCGCGGGCCATCGCGACCACGGTCGCAGAATCGAGCCCGCCGGAGAGCAGAATCACGGCTTTCTTGTCAGTCATTACGGTTACCTGTCAAAAATGCCGGAGGCTATGCGAGACAAAGCCGCTCCGGCAGCTATCAATGGCCGGGCGCGTCGTTCCAGAGAATTTTGTGCAACTGGAGCTGCAACCGCACCGGGAGATTGTCCGCGACGATCCAATCGGCCAACGCGCGCGCATCGACCTGGCCATGACTGGGTGAAAACAACACCTCGCCGGCCCGCGTGTCGAGTCGATACTCGATGAGTTTGGAAACCGCCCAATCGTAGTCATCGCGCGAACAGATCACGAACTTCACCTGATCGTTGGCGGTCAGTTGGGCAATGTTTTCGTACCGGTTGCGCGCTGCTTCCGCCGAACCCGGCGTCTTCAGGTCAACGACCCGACTCACGCGCTCGTCCGTGCCGGCGATATCCAGCGCTCCACTGGTTTCGAGCGAAACCTGGTAGCCAGCATCACATAGCCGACGCAACAAGGGCAGGCAATTGGGCTGAGCCAGCGGCTCCCCGCCAGTGACGCAGACGTAGCGAGGCGCATAGGACGCGACCCGCTCGAGGATCGTCTCCAGAGGCACGGTTTCACCACCGCTGAAGGCGTAGGCGGTATCGCAATATTGACAGCGCAGGGGACAGCCGGTCAGGCGGACGAACACAGTGGCCAAGCCGCTGGTGCGCGTCTCCCCCTGCAACGAGTAAAAAATCTCGGTAATGCGCAGGGTTTCTTGCATATCAGCCACGGGCGTGACGGCTAAACAGGCCATCCGCCTCCGTTGCGGGAAAGGGCCGTCGATTCTAACGAAAAAACCCGCCGATGGGCGGGTTTCGTTCAGCGCCGGCGCGAGCGATCAGCGATTCAACTGACGCTGGGCCAGCTGTGCCGCGGAGCTGTTCGGATAATCGGCAATGACCTGACGGAGAATCCCGTTGGCCTTGTCACGATTGCCCAGCCGCACCTCGACATCAGCCAGCTTGTACAGCGAATCCGGCACCTTGTTGTGCTGCGGATACGCCTGGCTGACCTTGGCGAATGCCTGGCCTGCGCCTTGCAGATCACCCTTGGCGAGATTCACCTCACCCAGCCAATACTGCGCGTTGCCGGCGTACGGGCTGCTGGGATATTTACGCAGGAAAGCGGAAAAGGCCTGGCTGGCCTTGTCGAAATCCTTGGCCTTGATCAAGTCGAACGCGGCGTCGTAATACAGCTTCTCCCTTTCCGGATCCGCTGATTCGCTGCCCACGCTTTCTTGTGCCGGTGCGCCCGCTGGCGCCTGTACTGACCCGCCGGCACCACCGGTGCCCGCGGTTGAAGCATTCTGGCCAGTCGATCCGCCCAACGAGGCGCCCGACAAGCGACGATCCAAATCCTCATAACGCTCCAGGCCTTCTTGTTTCAGGCGCTGGATCTCGTTCTGTTGCACTTCCAGCATGCCGCGCAGCTGCGCGATCTCTTCCTGCATCTGCTGCAACTGAACGAAAAGCATGCCCTGCGCCGAAGACGGAGCTGACGCTCCGCCCCCGGCATAGGCACCGCCCGTATCCGCCCCGGAAGAATAGCCCGACCCTGGCGCACCACTTTGGGCGCGCGAGTCGTATTCCACCACCGGG is a genomic window of Stutzerimonas stutzeri containing:
- a CDS encoding peroxiredoxin, giving the protein MPVEIDQPVPPFQAQATSDTQVSPETLKGKQAVLYFYPKDNTPGCTTEGQGFRDLHAAFSAADTLIFGVSRDSLKTHENFKAKQGFPFELICDKDEQLCQLFDVIKLKKLYGKEYMGVDRSTFLIDRNGVLRQAWRGVKVPGHVEAVLQAAQALQGK
- a CDS encoding acetyl-CoA hydrolase/transferase family protein, whose protein sequence is MYSDRIRLSSLQSKVMSAQEAATLIHDGMTVGMSGFTRAGEAKAVPLALIDRAKDEKLKISLITGASLGNDLDGKMAAAGLLARRGPFQADPVLRKAINQGEVMFIDQHLSHTVEQMRNHQIKRPDVTIVEAVCITEQGHIVPTTSVGNSANLAVFADKVIVELNYAHNPNLEGLHDIYFPGERPNRGPIPLTKVDDRIGTTAIPIDPAKIAAIVITEQPDSYSTVTPPDEETQAIANHLVEFFKQEVAAGRLAKNLGPMQVGIGNIANAVVCGLIDSPFEDLVMYSEVLQDCTFELIDAGKMKFASGCSITLSERCNDRVFGNLEKYKDKLVLRPQEISNHPELVRRLGIVGINTALEFDIYGNVNSTHVGGTKMMNGIGGSGDFARNAHMAIFVTKSIAKGGSISSVVPMVAHVDHTEHDVEILVTEQGLADLRGLAPRERARVIIDNCVHPSYREALNQYFEGACDRGGQTPHMLREAMEWHINLEERGHMLKGA
- the queC gene encoding 7-cyano-7-deazaguanine synthase QueC; the protein is MTDKKAVILLSGGLDSATVVAMARAEGYACYSMSFDYGQRHRAELQAAERVARQLGVVEHKVIGMNLGGIGGSALTDSNIAVPETASEGVPVTYVPARNSVFLSLALGWAEVLGAQDIFIGVNAVDYSGYPDCRPAFVEAFERMANLATQAGVEGREFSIRAPLQNLSKAEIVREGVRLGVDYAMTVSCYQADDDGRACGKCDSCRLRAAGFREAGITDPTRYFGVFS
- a CDS encoding M48 family metalloprotease — translated: MKLLRPTLLTLACLFGQPAIANDLPSLGDSSSGIVSPEQEHQLGRAWLSLLRGQVPQLSDPLLKDYLERSVYRLAETSQLQDRRLEFVLLDSPQLNAFAAPGGIIGVNGGLFLHAQTEAEYASVLAHELAHLSQRHFARGLEAQQRMQLPLMAAMLAGVVAAAAGAGDAGIAAIVSTQAAAIQAQRRFSRQNEQEADRIGIVNLERAGYDPRAMPQMFGRLMRQYRYDQKPPEFLLTHPVTESRIADTNNRAEQYPAGGVTDSLRYQLMRARVDLKFESTPGVSAKRFRAMLSEDETLDAARYGLALAQIKSGQLEEAAANLQPLLAKEPDDATYNLARIELDITANRLGAARERTQTLLHLYPGSYPVRQTHIDLLIKENKLKEAEQELDALVEIRPKDPDIWYQVSEIRGLTGNIIGLHQGRAEFFALVGDYDQAIEQLDFAKRRSNNFQTAARIDARQKQLIDEKRMVEEMLR
- the queE gene encoding 7-carboxy-7-deazaguanine synthase QueE, which produces MQETLRITEIFYSLQGETRTSGLATVFVRLTGCPLRCQYCDTAYAFSGGETVPLETILERVASYAPRYVCVTGGEPLAQPNCLPLLRRLCDAGYQVSLETSGALDIAGTDERVSRVVDLKTPGSAEAARNRYENIAQLTANDQVKFVICSRDDYDWAVSKLIEYRLDTRAGEVLFSPSHGQVDARALADWIVADNLPVRLQLQLHKILWNDAPGH
- a CDS encoding AI-2E family transporter, which gives rise to MLNVLRGWVHRYFSDEQAVVLAVLLVVAFAAVLTLGDMLAPVLAGLVLAYLMQGLVGALERIRIPHLVAVWLVFLMFVGALTVCLLFLVPLVWQQLLTLFNELPRMLVEWQSLLLHLPERYPQLLTEEQVRRGIDVMRGEIGRYGQVVLTSSLSSLPLLLTLMIYLILVPILVFFFLKDRQQISDWLSGYLPRERTLITQVSQEMNVQIGNYIRGKAIEIVICGVVSYAVFAALELNYAALLALLVGVSVVVPYIGATVVTIPIALIGLFQWGLGDQFIYLMVAYAIIQALDGNVLVPLLFSEAVNLHPVAIICAVLLFGGLWGFWGVFFAIPLATLFKAVLYAWPRRPPTASVTVG
- the ybgF gene encoding tol-pal system protein YbgF; this encodes MLKHRFVLTLIALGLPLFAAAQVPVVEYDSRAQSGAPGSGYSSGADTGGAYAGGGASAPSSAQGMLFVQLQQMQEEIAQLRGMLEVQQNEIQRLKQEGLERYEDLDRRLSGASLGGSTGQNASTAGTGGAGGSVQAPAGAPAQESVGSESADPEREKLYYDAAFDLIKAKDFDKASQAFSAFLRKYPSSPYAGNAQYWLGEVNLAKGDLQGAGQAFAKVSQAYPQHNKVPDSLYKLADVEVRLGNRDKANGILRQVIADYPNSSAAQLAQRQLNR
- a CDS encoding sulfurtransferase TusA family protein: MTQQSVPDTDCDAELDAVGLQCPMPLLKAKLELNRMASGQVLKVTASDPGSQRDFRSFAKLAGHGLLREESAGGLYRYWLRKA
- the nadA gene encoding quinolinate synthase NadA, with the protein product MTQIPERILVQAHLAAKQPKPLTPQQEAQLRSDIAVELKRQNAVLVAHYYTDPVIQSLAEETGGCVSDSLEMARFGNEHSAQTVVVAGVKFMGETAKILNPEKRVLMPTLEATCSLDLGCPVEEFSRFCDQHPERTVVVYANTSAAVKARADWVVTSSCALEIVESLMDNGEKIIWAPDKHLGSYVQRETGADMLLWDGACIVHEEFKAKQLEDMKALYPDAAVLVHPESPESVIALADAVGSTSQLIKAAQTLSNPTFIVATDRGIFYKMQQLCPDKEFIEAPTAGSGATCRSCAHCPWMAMNTLERTLDCLRTGRNEIFVDPVLVPRAIKPLKRMLDFTQAARIKQAGNA